A genomic segment from Gavia stellata isolate bGavSte3 chromosome 4, bGavSte3.hap2, whole genome shotgun sequence encodes:
- the ASB15 gene encoding ankyrin repeat and SOCS box protein 15 isoform X1, translated as MMEEREDLVEDLLTEYAIQLSIQESNGAKPPVSSSYDSFVPPSEENRKIVTSIKQGQVFGLQELVKQKYALDEADERGWFPLHEAAAQPVQQILEVILDASYKTMWEYKTCDGETPLTLAAKAGFVENVRTLLEKGVWPNTTNDKGETPLLIAVRRGSFEMVSTLIKHNCSIHQPCVKRWSAMHEAAKQGRKDIVALLLKNGGNVNLKDGYGVTPLGVAAEYGHCDVLEHLIHKGGDVQSLADDGASVLFEAAGGGNPDCIALLLEYGGSGNVPNKAGLLPIHKAAYEGHYLALKYLIPVTSQIAIQKSGLSPVHSAADGQNSQCLELLIENGFDVNTVMAEHISNNYDDERKTALYFAISNNDILCTEILLKAGANPNKDPLNCLLVAVRAGNHEIVRLLLSYGANVNCYFMLVNDTHFPSAIQYALNDEVMLRLLLNHGYNVEMCFDCMHQDIFGNSFVWSTPEEEILPGWTSSVIKDNPFCDFIAVPWLKHLAGKVVRVFIDYMDYVPLCTKIKFVLETQKEWTEIRQILDNPRPLKHLCRLKIRKLLGLRRLQKLSSMKKFPLPPVLKNYILYKEYDLYGKGIHLE; from the exons ATgatggaagaaagagaagatttGGTTGAAGATCTGCTCACTGAGTATGCCATACAGCTTAGCATTCAAGAGTCCAATGGAGCCAAACCACCAGTGTCTTCCAGTTACGACAG TTTTGTACCACCTAGTGAGGAAAATAGGAAAATTGTAACATCCATAAAGCAAG gtcaagTGTTTGGGCTCCAGGAACttgtgaaacagaaatatgCTTTGGATGAAGCTGATGAAAGAGGGTGGTTTCCACTGCATGAAGCTGCAGCTCAGCCAGTTCAGCAAATACTTGAAGTCATTTTAGATG CATCTTATAAAACAATGTGGGAATACAAAACATGCGATGGAGAAACACCATTAACTTTGGCAGCAAAAGCGGGCTTTGTGGAAAATGTACGCACATTACTGGAAAAGGGTGTTTGGCCCAATACTACAAATGACAAAGGAGAAACTCCACTTCTTATTG CTGTAAGAAGGGGCTCTTTTGAAATGGTATCCACTCTGATTAAACACAACTGTAGTATCCATCAGCCATGCGTAAAACGGTGGTCAGCAATGCATGAAGCTGCAAAACAGGGACGCAAAGACATTGTTGCTCTTCTTCTGAAGAATGGTGGAAATGTGAACCTTAAGGATGGATACGGAGTAACACCATTAGGTGTTGCTGCTGAATATGGTCACTGTGATGTGCTGGAGCATCTTATTCATAAAG GTGGAGATGTCCAGTCCTTAGCAGATGATGGTGCATCAGTACTGTttgaagcagctggaggaggtaATCCAGACTGCATAGCCCTTCTTTTGGAATATGGAGGAAGTGGCAATGTGCCTAATAAGGCAGGACTGCTTCCCATACACAAAGCGGCTTATGAGGGGCATTACCT GGCCCTGAAGTATCTTATTCCAGTCACATCCCAAATTGCAATCCAGAAAAGTGGGTTAAGCCCTGTTCACTCAGCAGCAGATGGCCAGAATTCGCAGTGTCTAGAGCTCCTCATTGAAAATGGTTTTGATGTCAATACTGTCATGGCTGAAcacatttcaaataattatGATGACGAAAGGAAAACCGCActttattttgctatttctaACAATGACATTCTTTGCACCGAAAttttgctcaaagcaggggCAAATCCAAACAAGGATCCTTTAAACTGTCTTCTTGTGGCAGTGAGAGCTGGCAACCATGAAATTGTAAGGCTGCTCCTATCTTATGGAGCAAATGTCAATTGCTACTTTATGTTGGTTAATGATACGCATTTCCCCAGCGCCATTCAGTATGCTTTGAATGATGAGGTGATGCTGAGGCTATTGCTCAATCACGGGTATAATGTGGAGATGTGTTTTGACTGTATGCATCAAGATATCTTTGGAAATTCTTTTGTGTGGTCAACTCCAGAGGAAGAGATTCTCCCCGGGTGGACTTCTTCTGTAATAAAGGATAATCCA TTCTGTGATTTTATTGCTGTTCCTTGGTTGAAACATTTAGCAGGAAAAGTGGTTCGTGTTTTTATAGATTACATGGATTATGTTCCTCTAtgcacaaaaataaagtttgtcttagaaacacagaaagaatgGACAGAGATACGTCAGATATTGG